From Micromonospora rhizosphaerae, the proteins below share one genomic window:
- a CDS encoding diacylglycerol/lipid kinase family protein — MSTSIDSRATDPATARPVGTVAVVAHRKKTFGGGLDELRTTLIAAGVEHLLWYEVPKSRKAPKKIRTALKKGADLILVWGGDGMVQRCADTLAGSDVPMGILPAGTANLFATNLGIPTDLPEAVRIGLHGRRRKLDLGRLNGEHFAVMAGAGFDGDLIREADRKLKGRLGRVAYVWTGLRHVRGELVRTRIRVDGADWFHGEASCVLFGNVGTITGGVPAFDDARPDDGALEVGVSTASGAMDWARTLGRMAAGRSEESPFVRITRGRKVTVRFATPKTYELDGGARTRAKRLKVKVVPGALTVCCPDPTA; from the coding sequence ATGAGCACGAGCATCGACAGCCGCGCCACCGACCCGGCGACCGCCCGGCCGGTCGGCACGGTCGCGGTCGTCGCCCACCGGAAGAAGACCTTCGGCGGTGGGCTCGACGAGCTGCGCACCACCCTGATCGCCGCCGGGGTCGAGCACCTGCTCTGGTACGAGGTGCCGAAGAGCCGCAAAGCGCCGAAGAAGATCCGCACGGCGCTGAAGAAGGGCGCCGACCTGATTCTGGTGTGGGGTGGCGACGGCATGGTGCAGCGCTGCGCCGACACGCTCGCCGGCTCGGACGTCCCGATGGGGATCCTGCCCGCCGGGACGGCGAACCTCTTCGCCACCAACCTCGGCATCCCCACCGACCTGCCGGAGGCGGTCCGGATCGGACTGCACGGCCGGCGCCGGAAGCTCGACCTGGGCCGGCTCAATGGGGAGCACTTCGCGGTGATGGCGGGGGCCGGCTTCGACGGGGACCTGATCCGGGAGGCCGACCGCAAACTCAAGGGCAGGCTCGGCCGCGTCGCGTACGTCTGGACGGGGCTGCGCCACGTCCGGGGAGAACTGGTGCGCACCCGGATCCGGGTGGACGGCGCCGACTGGTTCCACGGCGAGGCGAGCTGCGTGCTCTTCGGAAACGTCGGCACGATCACCGGCGGCGTACCGGCCTTCGACGACGCCCGACCCGACGACGGCGCCCTCGAGGTCGGCGTCTCCACCGCCAGCGGCGCGATGGACTGGGCGCGGACGCTGGGCCGGATGGCGGCGGGGCGCTCGGAGGAGTCGCCGTTCGTGCGGATCACCCGCGGCCGCAAGGTCACCGTCCGCTTCGCCACGCCGAAGACGTACGAGCTGGACGGCGGGGCGCGGACGAGGGCGAAGCGGCTGAAGGTGAAGGTCGTGCCGGGAGCGCTGACGGTCTGTTGCCCTGACCCGACCGCCTGA
- a CDS encoding AMP-binding protein: MRVLPDVGPAFVRALASHGDRPAVITARARLSYAELADRVAELAARLGPARRLVLLAGANRLDELVAYLATLAAGHPLLLVPGDKDAATAELARAYDPDVVIRPVGGELLVDELRPTSRHELHPELALLLSTSGSTGSPKLVRLSSANLQANAEAIASYLDIRDTDRAATTLPLHYCYGLSVVNSHLLRGAALVLTDLSVSDRCFWDLFRAARGTTLAGVPYTFDLLDRVGFDRMRLPHLRQVTQAGGRLDPHRVARYAALGRRDGWRFFVMYGQTEATARMAYLPPELAESRPEAIGVPVPGGSFRLRPLPDWPSPDTGELVYSGPNVMLGYAERPADLALGRTVDELHTGDVARRGPDGLYEIVGRAAGFTKLFGLRIDPQRVEAYLRRDGVEAYCVGTDRELVVAATGGPDPERVRRLAAAAAGLPTRAVRVHLLAELPRLSSGKPDYRAVRALAATPPPVPAVDESGAGTEQLRRLYAELLDQPDVTADDSFVSLGGDSLSYVEMSVRLEQLLGDLPADWHTTPIRDLARPAPARPTGRRVLETSVALRALAIVVIVGSHIPVFTIKGGAHLLLAVAGFNFARFQLTDAPRRDRLRAAGRGISRIVLPSVAWIALAGTVTGDYTLTNVLLLNSVLGPHDGPTQWHFWFIEALVAILLAVTALIAVPAVDRIERRFPFGLPLTLAALGLVTRYDLPGLAALGHVPSAVVVFWLFALGWAAARATRTAQRLAVTAAALLTVPGFFGEPFREAFIVAGFALLVWVPRLPSRPALNRLAAVLAGSSLYIYLTHWQVMPIVGPWSRELALVASLAVGIGCAAAVRLLTRRLPAPARLRPATS; encoded by the coding sequence ATGCGTGTCCTTCCCGACGTGGGGCCGGCGTTCGTCCGGGCCCTGGCCAGCCACGGCGACCGGCCGGCGGTGATCACCGCCCGGGCCCGGCTCAGCTACGCCGAGCTGGCCGACCGGGTGGCCGAACTGGCCGCACGGCTCGGGCCGGCCCGCCGCCTGGTGCTGCTCGCCGGCGCGAACCGGCTCGACGAGCTGGTCGCGTACCTGGCGACGCTGGCCGCCGGGCACCCGCTGCTGCTGGTCCCCGGCGACAAGGACGCCGCGACCGCCGAGCTGGCCCGGGCGTACGACCCGGACGTGGTGATCCGCCCGGTGGGTGGGGAGCTGCTGGTGGACGAGCTGCGCCCGACCAGCCGGCACGAGCTGCACCCGGAGCTGGCGCTGCTGCTGAGCACCTCCGGATCGACGGGCTCCCCCAAGCTGGTCCGGCTGTCGTCGGCGAACCTGCAGGCCAACGCGGAGGCCATCGCCAGCTACCTGGACATCCGCGACACCGACCGGGCGGCCACCACGCTGCCGCTGCACTACTGCTACGGCCTCTCGGTGGTCAACAGCCACCTGCTGCGCGGCGCCGCGCTCGTGCTGACCGACCTGTCGGTGTCGGACCGCTGCTTCTGGGATCTGTTCCGGGCGGCGCGCGGCACCACCCTGGCCGGGGTGCCGTACACCTTCGACCTGCTGGACCGGGTCGGCTTCGACCGGATGCGCCTGCCCCACCTGCGCCAGGTCACCCAGGCCGGCGGCCGGCTCGACCCGCACCGGGTGGCCCGGTACGCCGCGCTGGGCCGACGCGACGGCTGGCGGTTCTTCGTCATGTACGGCCAGACCGAGGCCACCGCCCGAATGGCGTACCTGCCGCCGGAGCTGGCCGAGAGCCGACCCGAGGCGATCGGCGTGCCGGTGCCGGGCGGGTCGTTCCGGCTGCGCCCGCTGCCGGACTGGCCCTCGCCGGACACCGGCGAGCTGGTCTACTCGGGGCCCAACGTGATGCTCGGCTACGCCGAGCGTCCGGCCGACCTCGCCCTCGGCCGCACCGTCGATGAGCTGCACACCGGTGACGTGGCCCGCCGGGGACCCGACGGGCTCTACGAGATCGTCGGGCGGGCCGCCGGGTTCACGAAGCTCTTCGGGTTGCGGATCGACCCCCAGCGGGTCGAGGCGTACCTGCGGCGCGACGGCGTCGAGGCGTACTGCGTCGGGACGGACCGGGAGCTGGTGGTGGCCGCGACCGGCGGGCCCGACCCGGAACGGGTCCGGCGGCTGGCCGCCGCCGCAGCGGGCCTGCCCACCCGCGCGGTCCGCGTCCACCTGCTGGCCGAGCTGCCCCGGCTGAGCAGCGGCAAGCCCGATTACCGGGCGGTCCGCGCGCTCGCCGCCACGCCCCCGCCGGTCCCGGCCGTGGACGAGTCCGGCGCCGGGACCGAGCAGCTCCGCCGGCTCTACGCCGAACTGCTCGACCAACCGGACGTCACCGCCGACGACAGCTTCGTCAGCCTGGGCGGCGACTCCCTGTCGTACGTCGAGATGTCGGTCCGCCTCGAACAGCTCCTCGGCGACCTGCCCGCCGACTGGCACACCACGCCGATCCGGGACCTGGCCCGCCCCGCGCCGGCCCGACCCACCGGGCGCCGGGTGCTGGAGACCAGCGTCGCGCTGCGCGCCCTGGCCATCGTCGTCATCGTCGGGTCGCACATCCCGGTCTTCACCATCAAGGGCGGCGCTCACCTGCTGCTGGCCGTCGCCGGGTTCAACTTCGCCCGGTTCCAGCTCACCGACGCACCCCGGCGGGACCGGCTGCGCGCCGCCGGGCGCGGCATCAGCCGGATCGTGCTGCCCTCGGTGGCCTGGATCGCGCTGGCCGGAACCGTCACCGGCGACTACACGCTGACCAACGTCCTGCTGCTGAACAGCGTCCTCGGCCCGCACGACGGGCCGACCCAGTGGCACTTCTGGTTCATCGAGGCGCTGGTCGCCATCCTGCTCGCGGTCACCGCGCTGATCGCCGTGCCGGCGGTGGACCGGATCGAACGGCGGTTCCCGTTCGGCCTGCCGCTCACCCTCGCCGCCCTCGGCCTGGTCACCCGCTACGACCTGCCCGGCCTCGCCGCGCTCGGCCACGTGCCGTCCGCCGTGGTGGTGTTCTGGCTGTTCGCGCTCGGTTGGGCGGCCGCCCGCGCCACCCGCACCGCCCAGCGATTGGCGGTCACCGCCGCCGCGCTGCTCACCGTGCCCGGGTTCTTCGGCGAACCGTTCCGCGAGGCGTTCATCGTCGCCGGCTTCGCCCTGCTGGTCTGGGTGCCGCGGCTGCCGAGCCGGCCGGCCCTCAACCGGCTGGCCGCCGTGCTGGCTGGCAGCTCGCTCTACATCTACCTGACCCACTGGCAGGTGATGCCGATCGTCGGGCCGTGGTCGCGCGAGCTGGCCCTGGTCGCCTCGCTGGCCGTGGGCATCGGCTGCGCCGCCGCGGTACGACTGCTGACCCGGCGGCTGCCGGCGCCGGCCCGGCTGCGCCCCGCCACCTCCTGA
- a CDS encoding iron ABC transporter substrate-binding protein produces the protein MQKRLSLVLATALAGILSLTACGGGNESDPGKPGDKRLTIYSGRSEALVKPVLEKFEKASGINVDVRYGTTAQMAAQLVEEGERSPADAFFAQDAGALGAVSKAGMFAALPAEQLDRVPAAYRDAEGRWVGVSGRSRVLAYNGDQVSRAQLPQSVFELTRPEWKGKIGVAPTNGSFQAFVTALRVQHGDAKAREFLTGLQANQPQIRESNVQIVSDIDAGTIAVGLVNHYYVYELAKERGGSTDTLKAKLHFFPNGDTGGLVNAAGVGLLKRAGEDPDARALVDYLLGTEAQTYFAAQTFEYPLAAGVPAAPGLPQLAKLDAPKIDLNDLDTLDVTVAMIKEAGLA, from the coding sequence GTGCAGAAACGTCTGAGCCTCGTCCTGGCCACCGCGCTGGCCGGCATCCTGTCCCTGACCGCGTGCGGCGGCGGCAACGAAAGCGACCCGGGCAAGCCGGGCGACAAGCGGCTGACCATCTACAGTGGCCGCAGCGAGGCCCTGGTGAAGCCGGTGCTGGAGAAGTTCGAGAAGGCGTCCGGCATCAACGTCGACGTCCGGTACGGGACCACGGCGCAGATGGCCGCACAGCTGGTGGAGGAGGGCGAGCGCAGCCCCGCCGACGCGTTCTTCGCCCAGGACGCGGGCGCGCTCGGCGCGGTCAGCAAGGCCGGTATGTTCGCCGCCCTCCCCGCCGAACAGCTCGACCGGGTGCCCGCCGCGTACCGGGACGCCGAGGGCCGGTGGGTCGGCGTCAGCGGCCGGTCCCGCGTCCTGGCCTACAACGGAGACCAGGTCAGCAGGGCGCAGCTGCCGCAGAGCGTGTTCGAGCTGACCAGGCCCGAGTGGAAGGGCAAGATCGGCGTCGCGCCGACCAACGGCTCGTTCCAGGCCTTCGTCACCGCCCTGCGGGTGCAGCACGGCGACGCCAAGGCCCGCGAGTTCCTCACCGGCCTGCAGGCCAACCAGCCGCAGATCCGCGAGAGCAACGTCCAGATCGTCTCGGACATCGACGCCGGCACGATCGCGGTCGGCCTGGTCAACCACTACTACGTCTACGAGCTGGCCAAGGAGCGCGGCGGCAGCACCGACACGCTCAAGGCGAAGCTGCACTTCTTCCCGAACGGCGACACCGGCGGCCTGGTCAACGCGGCCGGTGTCGGCCTGCTCAAGCGCGCCGGGGAGGACCCGGACGCCCGGGCGCTGGTCGACTACCTGCTCGGCACCGAGGCGCAGACCTACTTCGCCGCCCAGACCTTCGAGTACCCGCTGGCCGCCGGGGTGCCCGCCGCGCCCGGGCTGCCGCAGTTGGCCAAGCTCGACGCGCCGAAGATCGACCTCAACGACCTCGACACGCTCGACGTCACCGTCGCCATGATCAAGGAAGCGGGGCTGGCCTGA
- a CDS encoding ABC transporter permease: protein MAGDRRAPARRSPRRVVPRPALTAASAAAVAVALLPLVYLAVRAAEAGGDRIVEELLTARVAVLAGRSLALAAVVTAACTVLGVGIAFLVTRTDLPGRQAFGVLAALPLAVPTYVAGFAWTATVDGFEGFWAAALLLTVCSYPYVFLPAVAALNRADPGQEEVSRSLGRGPWATLLGVTLRQIRPAVAAGALLVALYVLSDFGAVSLVRVDTFTRAIFTAFNLGFDRTGALVLSTVLVALTVLLIGAELGTRTRDARYASTALRAPVRLALARWRGPALLGLLAVNAFALGVPAVGLARWLAAGVSRPGSLAEIATAAGASLSVSLAGAALTMLLALPLGLLAARAPGPVTTLLERLTYLAHALPGVVIGLSLVFFAVNVAYPLYQSVWLLALAYATLFLPLAVGAVASAAAQSPPAVEEAARSLGRGPFAVFRTVTLPLTLPGIGAGAALTFLTCMKELPATLLLRPTGMDTLATELWTHTSTASYAAAAPYAAILVALAAVPTWLLAARTGLTDTTSPGGAR from the coding sequence CTGGCCGGTGACCGTCGGGCCCCCGCCCGGCGGTCACCGCGCCGCGTCGTACCCCGGCCGGCGCTGACCGCCGCCTCGGCCGCCGCCGTCGCGGTCGCCCTGCTGCCCCTGGTCTACCTCGCCGTCCGGGCCGCCGAGGCCGGCGGGGACCGGATCGTCGAGGAGCTGCTCACCGCCCGGGTCGCCGTGCTGGCCGGGCGCAGCCTGGCCCTCGCCGCCGTGGTCACCGCCGCCTGCACCGTGCTCGGCGTCGGCATCGCCTTCCTGGTGACCCGCACCGACCTGCCCGGCCGGCAGGCCTTCGGCGTCCTCGCCGCGCTGCCGCTGGCAGTGCCGACCTACGTCGCCGGGTTCGCCTGGACGGCCACGGTCGACGGGTTCGAGGGCTTCTGGGCCGCCGCCCTGCTGCTCACCGTCTGTTCCTACCCGTACGTCTTCCTCCCGGCCGTGGCCGCCCTGAACCGGGCCGACCCGGGCCAGGAGGAGGTGTCCCGGTCGCTCGGCCGGGGACCGTGGGCCACGCTGCTCGGGGTCACCCTGCGCCAGATCCGCCCGGCCGTCGCCGCCGGGGCGCTGCTGGTCGCCCTCTACGTGCTCTCCGACTTCGGCGCGGTCTCCCTCGTCCGGGTCGACACCTTCACCCGGGCCATCTTCACCGCCTTCAACCTCGGCTTCGACCGCACGGGCGCGCTGGTGCTCTCCACCGTGCTGGTCGCCCTCACAGTCCTGCTGATCGGGGCGGAGCTGGGCACCCGAACCCGCGACGCCCGGTACGCCAGCACGGCGCTGCGGGCGCCCGTGCGCCTGGCGCTGGCCCGCTGGCGCGGCCCGGCGCTGCTCGGCCTGCTCGCCGTCAACGCCTTCGCCCTCGGGGTGCCCGCGGTCGGCCTGGCCCGGTGGCTGGCCGCCGGGGTGTCCCGCCCCGGCTCCCTCGCCGAGATCGCCACCGCCGCCGGCGCCTCGCTGTCGGTCTCCCTCGCCGGCGCGGCGCTGACCATGCTCCTCGCCCTGCCGCTGGGACTGCTCGCCGCCCGGGCGCCCGGCCCGGTCACCACCCTCCTGGAGCGCCTCACCTACCTCGCCCACGCCCTGCCCGGCGTGGTGATCGGCCTCTCCCTGGTCTTCTTCGCCGTCAACGTGGCGTACCCGCTCTACCAGAGCGTCTGGCTGCTGGCGCTGGCGTACGCGACGCTCTTCCTGCCCCTCGCCGTCGGCGCGGTGGCCTCCGCCGCCGCGCAGAGCCCGCCCGCCGTCGAGGAGGCCGCCCGGTCGCTGGGCCGCGGCCCGTTCGCGGTGTTCCGCACGGTCACCCTGCCGCTGACCCTGCCCGGGATCGGCGCCGGCGCCGCCCTGACCTTCCTCACCTGCATGAAGGAACTGCCGGCCACCCTGCTGCTGCGCCCCACCGGGATGGACACCCTCGCCACCGAACTGTGGACGCACACCTCCACCGCCTCGTACGCGGCCGCCGCCCCGTACGCCGCGATCCTGGTCGCGCTCGCCGCGGTGCCGACCTGGCTGCTCGCCGCGCGCACCGGCCTCACCGACACCACATCCCCCGGAGGCGCCCGATGA
- a CDS encoding ABC transporter ATP-binding protein encodes MTESMLTVAGVAKSYGPVAALAGVDLDVAAGDLLAVLGPSGCGKTTLLRCVAGFERVDRGVITVAGRQVAGDRGHLPPHRRRVAVVPQDGALFPHLSVADNIGYGLDRAARRGGRVEEVLSLVGLAGYGGRMPHQLSGGQQQRVAVARALAPRPPLVLLDEPFSALDAQLRAELRADVRQALRVDGATAVLVTHDQGEALSMADAVAVMDAGRIAQCGPPAEVYRDPATPWVARFVGDAVLLPATVDDDVAVTPLGRLPLRGPAAGGAVTVLIRPEQLRLAPNGGSVATVVRQDFHGHDSLTTLRLADGTLLTARTLGEGAGLSAGAQVAVTVRGPVRAYAASHPNDLRQAEAAGDRCIDGGESPTVSKVY; translated from the coding sequence ATGACCGAGAGCATGCTGACAGTGGCCGGGGTGGCCAAGTCGTACGGACCGGTCGCCGCCCTGGCCGGCGTCGACCTCGACGTCGCCGCCGGTGACCTGCTCGCCGTGCTCGGACCGTCCGGCTGCGGCAAGACCACCCTGCTGCGCTGCGTGGCCGGGTTCGAGCGGGTCGACCGGGGTGTCATCACCGTCGCCGGGCGGCAGGTGGCCGGCGACCGCGGGCACCTCCCGCCGCACCGCCGCCGGGTCGCCGTCGTCCCCCAGGACGGCGCGCTCTTCCCGCACCTCTCCGTCGCCGACAACATCGGCTACGGGCTGGACCGGGCGGCCCGCCGCGGCGGCCGGGTCGAGGAGGTGCTCAGCCTGGTCGGGCTCGCCGGCTACGGCGGGCGGATGCCGCACCAGCTCTCCGGCGGCCAGCAGCAGCGGGTGGCGGTGGCCCGGGCGCTCGCTCCTCGGCCGCCCCTGGTGCTGCTGGACGAGCCGTTCAGCGCGCTGGACGCCCAGCTCCGCGCGGAACTGCGCGCCGACGTACGCCAGGCGCTGCGGGTCGACGGCGCCACCGCCGTGCTGGTCACCCACGACCAGGGGGAGGCGCTGTCGATGGCGGACGCCGTCGCGGTCATGGACGCGGGCCGCATCGCCCAGTGCGGCCCGCCCGCCGAGGTGTACCGCGACCCCGCCACGCCCTGGGTGGCCCGGTTCGTCGGCGACGCGGTCCTGCTGCCGGCCACGGTCGACGACGACGTCGCGGTCACCCCGCTCGGGCGGCTGCCACTGCGCGGACCCGCGGCCGGCGGCGCGGTGACCGTCCTCATCCGCCCCGAGCAGCTCCGGCTGGCGCCGAACGGCGGCTCCGTCGCGACGGTCGTCCGGCAGGACTTCCACGGGCACGACTCGTTGACCACCCTCCGCCTGGCCGACGGCACGCTGCTCACCGCGCGGACCCTCGGCGAGGGCGCCGGACTCAGCGCCGGCGCGCAGGTCGCGGTGACGGTGCGGGGACCGGTCCGGGCGTACGCCGCCAGCCACCCCAACGATCTTCGGCAAGCCGAAGCAGCGGGCGACAGATGCATTGACGGAGGTGAGAGTCCTACTGTAAGCAAGGTGTACTGA